The following proteins are co-located in the Fluviicola sp. genome:
- a CDS encoding acyl-CoA desaturase, translating to MKKVQFSKPQGEFFCTLRKSVQNYFDENQLETSGNWKLYLKAFIIITFYIAIYCTVMLLPIPGYLALILSGLLGFVQALVGFNIMHDACHEAFSKKKSVNYFFGLSMNALGSDSFMWRQKHNLVHHTYTNIDGIDDDIAKTPFLRMSESQPRFKAHRFQHIYLPFLYSISTIYWVLVKDFEDYILGSRFNVEVCRMKPFDHVMFWVTRVVYFGLYLVLPSFVWGIGWTILGFTVMHAMLGLTMSFVFQLAHVVENVEFEHCHCKELVVENEWAVHQLATTSDFAVDSKIVSWFVGGLNYQVEHHLFPRISHIHYPAIQKIVAKTCEEFGVNYYSYPSAGQALASHFRHMKRLGKKCALQLQVEK from the coding sequence TTGAAAAAAGTTCAATTTTCCAAGCCTCAGGGCGAATTCTTCTGTACCCTAAGGAAATCTGTCCAGAATTACTTTGATGAAAATCAATTGGAAACTTCCGGAAACTGGAAACTCTATCTAAAAGCCTTTATCATCATTACTTTTTATATTGCTATCTATTGTACTGTCATGCTGCTTCCGATCCCCGGATACCTGGCTTTGATCTTGTCCGGATTGTTGGGATTTGTGCAGGCTTTGGTCGGTTTCAATATCATGCATGATGCTTGTCACGAGGCTTTTTCAAAAAAGAAAAGCGTGAATTATTTCTTCGGATTGTCAATGAACGCATTGGGAAGCGATTCCTTTATGTGGCGCCAGAAACACAACCTGGTTCACCACACATATACCAATATCGACGGAATTGATGACGATATTGCTAAAACTCCATTCCTGAGAATGAGCGAATCCCAGCCACGTTTCAAGGCTCACCGTTTTCAACATATCTATTTGCCGTTCTTATACAGTATTTCTACTATTTACTGGGTTTTAGTAAAGGATTTCGAAGATTACATCTTAGGTTCCCGTTTCAACGTGGAAGTTTGCCGCATGAAACCGTTTGATCACGTAATGTTCTGGGTGACGCGTGTCGTTTATTTCGGATTGTATTTGGTACTTCCTTCATTCGTTTGGGGAATCGGCTGGACCATTCTTGGATTTACGGTGATGCATGCGATGCTCGGTTTAACGATGTCTTTCGTATTCCAGTTGGCACACGTGGTTGAAAACGTGGAGTTTGAACATTGTCACTGCAAAGAACTGGTGGTTGAGAACGAATGGGCCGTGCATCAACTGGCTACAACAAGCGATTTTGCGGTTGACAGCAAAATTGTAAGCTGGTTTGTCGGTGGATTGAATTACCAGGTCGAACATCATTTATTCCCGCGCATTTCCCACATTCATTATCCGGCTATTCAAAAGATCGTGGCTAAAACCTGTGAAGAATTCGGGGTGAATTACTATTCATATCCGAGCGCCGGGCAGGCATTGGCCTCTCATTTCAGGCATATGAAGCGTTTGGGCAAGAAATGTGCGCTTCAGTTGCAGGTGGAGAAGTAA
- a CDS encoding ATP-binding protein: MQELYSPFIFGNTVSTEAYTNRENEAHRLKQNLLGGINTILISPRRWGKSSLVERVLIDINKSDKKCKTVLLDLFTVNSEVDFFELFTREVIKATSTKWEDWVRDTKTFLAQLVPTVHVGVNPHLDFTIKYEQEKVREFADEILNLPERIATEKGIRMVICLDEFQNLTNLVEYEPLEKKMRAIWQRQKLVSYCLFGSKRHMLEAIFNNPSKPFYRFGDLMLLPKIKEEAWVKFIQSSFRKSGKQIPKEIATMVPRLMKNHSWYVQQLSHYVWNQNRGGEPVDKQIIQHALTELIFANQPLYQREIEGMSTTQINLLKAIYQKEKQLTASAVMRNYALGTPRNVSKNRSILEGRDMIIKDESGIYEFLDPAFELWFGKQYFQTPWISAVE; this comes from the coding sequence ATGCAAGAACTCTATTCACCCTTTATTTTTGGTAATACTGTAAGCACGGAAGCGTATACGAACCGGGAAAACGAAGCGCACCGGTTGAAACAGAACCTGTTGGGAGGAATCAACACCATTTTGATCTCACCACGTCGCTGGGGTAAATCTTCGCTTGTAGAACGGGTGTTGATCGATATCAATAAATCGGATAAGAAGTGTAAAACGGTCTTGCTGGATCTCTTTACAGTCAATAGTGAAGTGGATTTCTTTGAATTGTTCACCCGGGAGGTTATCAAAGCAACTTCTACCAAATGGGAAGATTGGGTACGCGACACGAAAACCTTTTTAGCGCAGCTGGTTCCTACTGTTCATGTTGGAGTGAATCCGCACCTGGATTTTACGATCAAGTACGAGCAGGAGAAAGTTCGGGAGTTTGCGGATGAAATACTGAATTTGCCCGAACGCATTGCAACCGAAAAAGGAATCCGGATGGTAATTTGCCTCGATGAATTCCAAAATCTTACCAATCTTGTCGAATACGAACCGCTGGAAAAGAAAATGCGTGCAATCTGGCAGCGCCAAAAACTGGTTTCTTACTGTTTATTTGGCAGTAAACGCCACATGCTTGAAGCCATTTTCAACAATCCGTCTAAGCCCTTTTACCGTTTTGGCGATTTAATGTTGCTTCCGAAAATCAAAGAAGAAGCCTGGGTGAAGTTTATCCAATCGAGTTTCCGGAAGTCAGGGAAACAGATCCCGAAAGAAATTGCCACCATGGTTCCCCGCCTGATGAAAAACCATTCCTGGTATGTTCAGCAATTATCCCATTATGTCTGGAACCAAAACCGGGGAGGAGAGCCGGTCGACAAACAAATCATCCAACACGCCTTAACGGAATTGATCTTCGCGAATCAACCCTTGTACCAGCGCGAAATTGAAGGAATGAGTACCACACAGATCAATTTACTGAAAGCAATTTATCAGAAAGAAAAACAACTCACTGCATCGGCGGTGATGCGAAACTACGCATTGGGAACTCCGCGGAATGTTTCCAAAAACCGCTCTATCCTCGAAGGACGCGATATGATTATCAAAGATGAATCGGGGATTTACGAGTTTTTAGATCCCGCTTTCGAATTGTGGTTCGGGAAGCAGTATTTTCAAACACCCTGGATTTCAGCAGTGGAATAG